The following coding sequences lie in one Myxococcus xanthus genomic window:
- a CDS encoding lantibiotic dehydratase: MALWPWAALRGAGFPAQDALRLAAPTAAAAADTWLASGVETPGDALRTAFDSDLLGISAALRSLAGESHLSEALLWQNRHAYKTGVEPLAALPATARNSKARQRERLVASYVQRYSTKNDTIGFFGPVGWARLTPSNDGLRWTPGQQLVSRRAVYFETWCLDALSAALARDASLRHWAPPRLLPYFRLEGHVLHGPMPTPVELSPEQALLLSRCDGSASAVSIARELTAGDSPAFATQDEIYTALEQAVGFGVLVWGWEVPLVLRPEVVLRGALMAIEDADARARALAPLERLERARAAVQTAAGTPAALDAAVADLEAVFQEVTGAPPTRAAGQTYASRTLIYEDCERDGALALGAPVIGRLGAVLELVLTGARWLVGEVTRGTRAGLDALFDRLSEGGAPVSLTALQLAFVQGLKDPASEAELMPVAKAVAEHRRRWRELFALEPDVRRQTRTVDSLRPRVLEAFGESGPAWRSRWHASPDVMIDAASEEAVRTGDYQLVLGELHLCNSISSLFVEQHPAPEELFALAERCATGADVVPVFPKSEWSQRTLPCLFPRDSLYYLSGQEPPPQPGARALRVGDMVVERRDGSLEVLDRVSGRRFGLMEFMAVFLEQRCASIFDLALADDYSPRVTVDGVVVARERWSAPASELGFAGLTDPMAQWLEARRWQQRLGIPRFAFFKVATERKPCFVDFDSPLLVEMMAKLVRRTAEESPASRVQFSEMLPDPEHLWLTDAAQRRYTSELRLVCEMS, from the coding sequence ATGGCCCTGTGGCCGTGGGCCGCGCTGCGTGGCGCCGGCTTTCCCGCTCAGGATGCGCTCCGGCTCGCGGCTCCGACAGCGGCCGCCGCCGCCGATACATGGCTCGCGTCTGGGGTTGAGACACCCGGTGACGCACTGCGCACCGCGTTCGACTCGGACCTGCTGGGTATCAGCGCGGCGCTGCGCTCGCTGGCGGGGGAGTCCCACCTGAGCGAGGCCCTCCTGTGGCAGAACCGCCATGCCTACAAGACGGGCGTGGAGCCGCTGGCGGCCCTTCCCGCCACCGCTCGGAACAGCAAGGCCCGGCAGCGTGAGCGGCTGGTGGCCTCCTACGTCCAGCGCTACAGCACCAAGAACGACACCATCGGCTTCTTTGGTCCCGTGGGTTGGGCTCGGCTCACCCCGTCGAATGACGGGCTGCGCTGGACGCCTGGGCAGCAGCTCGTCTCCCGGCGCGCGGTCTATTTCGAGACATGGTGCCTGGATGCGCTCAGCGCCGCACTGGCGCGCGACGCGTCCCTGCGTCACTGGGCACCTCCCCGGCTGTTGCCATACTTCCGGCTGGAGGGTCACGTGCTTCACGGTCCCATGCCCACGCCGGTGGAGCTGAGCCCGGAGCAGGCGCTGCTGTTGTCGCGGTGTGATGGCTCGGCCAGCGCCGTGAGCATCGCGCGGGAGCTCACGGCTGGTGATTCGCCTGCCTTCGCCACGCAGGATGAAATCTACACGGCGCTCGAACAGGCGGTTGGTTTCGGTGTCCTGGTCTGGGGCTGGGAGGTGCCGCTCGTCCTCCGGCCCGAGGTGGTGCTGCGCGGCGCGTTGATGGCCATCGAGGACGCAGACGCACGGGCCCGTGCGCTGGCGCCGCTGGAGCGCCTGGAGCGCGCGCGTGCCGCGGTCCAAACGGCGGCTGGGACGCCCGCGGCGTTGGATGCCGCGGTCGCGGATTTGGAGGCCGTGTTCCAGGAGGTGACGGGGGCGCCGCCGACGCGCGCGGCGGGCCAGACGTATGCCTCGCGGACGCTCATCTACGAGGACTGTGAGCGGGACGGCGCGTTGGCGCTGGGCGCTCCGGTGATTGGCCGGCTCGGAGCCGTGCTGGAGCTGGTGCTGACCGGAGCGCGGTGGCTGGTGGGGGAGGTGACCCGGGGTACGCGCGCGGGCCTGGATGCGCTCTTCGACCGGTTGTCCGAAGGCGGCGCACCCGTGTCGCTCACCGCGCTCCAGCTCGCCTTCGTCCAGGGACTCAAGGACCCGGCCTCTGAAGCGGAGCTGATGCCCGTGGCCAAGGCTGTCGCCGAGCATCGCCGGCGCTGGCGTGAGCTCTTTGCATTGGAGCCGGACGTCCGCCGCCAGACGCGCACCGTTGATTCGCTCCGGCCCCGCGTGCTTGAGGCCTTCGGCGAGTCGGGCCCGGCATGGCGGAGCCGCTGGCACGCCTCACCGGACGTGATGATTGACGCGGCAAGCGAGGAGGCTGTTCGTACCGGGGACTACCAGTTGGTGCTGGGCGAACTGCATTTGTGCAACAGCATCTCCTCGCTCTTCGTGGAACAGCACCCAGCGCCCGAGGAACTCTTCGCGCTCGCGGAGCGGTGTGCCACCGGGGCCGACGTGGTGCCCGTGTTCCCGAAGTCCGAGTGGAGCCAGCGGACGCTGCCGTGCCTCTTCCCGCGAGACAGCCTCTACTACCTCTCCGGGCAGGAGCCGCCGCCCCAGCCGGGCGCACGCGCGCTCCGCGTGGGGGACATGGTGGTGGAGCGGCGAGACGGCTCGTTAGAGGTCCTCGACCGCGTGAGCGGGCGCCGCTTTGGCCTGATGGAGTTCATGGCCGTGTTCCTGGAGCAGCGCTGCGCCAGCATCTTCGACCTGGCGCTGGCCGATGACTACTCGCCCCGGGTGACGGTGGATGGCGTGGTCGTCGCCCGTGAGCGCTGGAGCGCGCCTGCTTCCGAGCTGGGCTTCGCCGGCCTCACGGACCCGATGGCGCAGTGGCTGGAGGCCCGGCGTTGGCAGCAGCGGCTGGGCATTCCGCGCTTCGCGTTCTTCAAGGTGGCGACGGAGCGCAAGCCGTGCTTCGTGGACTTCGACAGCCCCTTGCTGGTGGAGATGATGGCGAAGCTGGTGCGGCGCACGGCGGAGGAGTCGCCGGCTTCGCGCGTCCAGTTCTCGGAGATGCTGCCGGACCCGGAGCACCTCTGGCTCACCGACGCGGCTCAGCGCCGCTACACGAGCGAGCTGCGGTTGGTCTGCGAGATGTCTTGA
- a CDS encoding circularly permuted type 2 ATP-grasp protein, with protein MSVPEPIPGGQFPPEVKALHGRLSPAAAAFLEFTERVPEALSRHKFNPHEASPFITYELHAWPTFVEGPVARQMREVAPALCRLIKRAPRRLLGATDRAAAFYGLPHERAHAALEALARTDDARGAIGRGDFIHDGTAFKCVEFNLTAGVGGWETAIHVQQVLAQPAMQRFAMEQRLRVRQPRTLRDFFSNLVDTVRRDIDWEGECNIGILFTPSTLPDAGPAELVSRFFTAQLQELLQPEGARGEVLLAAYGSVESEPGARLTLRGKRLHAVVEYDARDRLAMAGAAYVAQAQAAFDARTVSLLNGPAQDVLDDKRNLALLWEHVASPALSEAEQELVRRHVPWSCRVERTHVERDGTRYFVPELLASQRESLVLKPGRDYGGESVLVGGATSAADWDTAVRKALDVGGWVAQERVHPMPLHALGPEGTVVPYSAVWGLFVLGETYGGHFLRMCPMRRGTGVVNVAQGAIVGALIELE; from the coding sequence ATGAGCGTGCCCGAGCCGATTCCCGGCGGACAATTCCCTCCAGAAGTCAAAGCGCTGCACGGCCGGCTTTCCCCTGCCGCCGCTGCGTTCCTGGAGTTCACGGAGCGCGTCCCCGAGGCCCTTTCGCGCCACAAGTTCAATCCACACGAGGCATCGCCGTTCATCACCTATGAGCTGCATGCGTGGCCCACCTTCGTGGAGGGCCCAGTCGCGCGACAGATGCGGGAGGTCGCTCCGGCGCTCTGCCGGCTCATCAAGCGGGCCCCCCGGCGCCTGCTGGGGGCCACGGATCGCGCGGCGGCGTTCTACGGACTGCCGCATGAGCGGGCGCACGCGGCGCTCGAGGCCCTGGCGCGGACGGATGACGCCCGCGGAGCCATTGGCCGTGGTGACTTCATTCATGACGGCACGGCCTTCAAGTGCGTGGAGTTCAACCTGACCGCGGGTGTCGGGGGCTGGGAGACGGCCATCCACGTCCAACAGGTGCTGGCGCAGCCCGCGATGCAGCGCTTCGCCATGGAGCAACGGCTGCGCGTTCGGCAGCCACGGACGCTGCGCGACTTCTTCTCCAACCTCGTCGACACCGTGCGGCGGGACATCGACTGGGAAGGGGAGTGCAACATCGGAATCCTCTTCACCCCCAGCACCTTGCCGGACGCTGGCCCCGCGGAGCTGGTGAGCCGGTTCTTCACCGCCCAGCTCCAGGAACTCCTCCAGCCCGAAGGCGCGCGCGGCGAGGTCCTCCTGGCCGCCTATGGCTCGGTGGAATCCGAGCCCGGCGCCCGCCTCACGCTCCGGGGCAAGCGGCTTCACGCCGTTGTGGAGTACGACGCGCGAGACAGGCTGGCGATGGCGGGAGCGGCCTACGTCGCGCAGGCCCAGGCCGCGTTCGATGCCCGGACGGTCAGCCTCCTCAACGGCCCGGCGCAGGATGTGCTCGACGACAAGCGCAACCTCGCGCTGCTCTGGGAGCACGTGGCGTCGCCCGCGCTGTCCGAGGCGGAACAGGAGTTGGTGCGCCGGCACGTGCCCTGGTCATGCCGGGTCGAACGGACGCACGTCGAGCGCGACGGGACGCGGTACTTCGTTCCGGAGCTGCTGGCCTCGCAACGCGAGTCCCTGGTCCTCAAGCCAGGCCGGGACTACGGCGGCGAGTCCGTTCTGGTGGGTGGAGCGACCTCCGCCGCCGACTGGGACACGGCCGTGCGCAAGGCGCTCGACGTGGGCGGCTGGGTGGCGCAGGAGCGCGTGCACCCGATGCCCCTCCACGCGCTGGGACCGGAAGGCACGGTGGTGCCCTACAGCGCCGTCTGGGGACTCTTTGTGCTCGGAGAGACCTACGGCGGGCACTTCCTCCGCATGTGCCCCATGCGGCGGGGCACCGGCGTGGTGAACGTCGCGCAGGGCGCCATCGTGGGCGCCCTCATCGAACTGGAGTGA
- a CDS encoding cupin-like domain-containing protein → MSTATAQKVAEPLVPERMPLDNRRAFYERIEANNKPVILTDAMKGWPAAERWTFDYFATKYRDVSVPVEWLQYNAKDTGGVERVGRVRKMSMQEYVDTLKAKGGETPGYLIGNDLFRTLPELHKDVRFDDYAVQRKLTEQLFFMGPRGTFTQLHLDRAHNLHAVMVGRKQWQLYSPKRDAELSPAKLSHPWSVVSAHDLTPHGGKADQLPGGLVPDYDFVLEAGEILYLPYGWWHRVYTVEDAIATNYWWWTWSMLAKLGPKLIPSIALSAAGRIRKQQKLGREYREQ, encoded by the coding sequence ATGAGCACCGCCACTGCCCAGAAGGTCGCCGAGCCCCTGGTCCCCGAGCGCATGCCGCTCGACAACCGCCGGGCCTTCTACGAGCGCATCGAAGCCAACAACAAACCCGTCATCCTCACCGACGCCATGAAAGGCTGGCCCGCAGCCGAGCGGTGGACCTTCGACTACTTCGCCACGAAGTACCGCGACGTGAGCGTCCCCGTGGAGTGGCTGCAATACAACGCCAAGGACACGGGCGGCGTGGAGCGCGTGGGCCGCGTGCGGAAGATGAGCATGCAAGAGTACGTCGACACGCTGAAGGCGAAGGGCGGCGAGACGCCGGGCTACCTCATCGGCAATGACCTGTTCCGCACCCTGCCGGAGCTGCACAAGGACGTCCGCTTCGACGACTACGCCGTCCAGCGCAAGCTGACCGAGCAGCTCTTCTTCATGGGCCCGCGCGGCACCTTCACCCAGCTCCATCTGGACCGCGCCCACAACCTGCACGCCGTCATGGTGGGCCGCAAGCAGTGGCAGTTGTACTCGCCCAAGCGGGACGCGGAGCTGAGTCCGGCGAAGCTCAGCCACCCGTGGTCCGTCGTGAGCGCCCACGACCTGACGCCCCACGGCGGCAAGGCGGACCAGCTCCCCGGCGGCCTCGTCCCGGACTACGACTTCGTCCTGGAGGCCGGGGAGATTCTCTACCTGCCCTACGGCTGGTGGCACCGCGTGTACACGGTGGAGGACGCCATCGCCACCAACTACTGGTGGTGGACCTGGTCGATGCTGGCCAAGCTGGGCCCGAAGCTCATCCCCTCCATCGCCCTGAGCGCGGCGGGCCGCATCCGCAAGCAGCAGAAGCTGGGCCGCGAGTACCGCGAGCAGTAA
- a CDS encoding thioesterase II family protein: MTEWLAFHVPAPASWVRLFCLPHAGGSASLFRTWQAELGQDIEVCPVQLPGRENRLREPPLRALPDVIAPLVDVLAKHTDKPYALFGHSMGALLAYELTRALRERGLPAPLHLFVASYRAPHTLQAHTPATATHDIDASEARRLGESRAVSGAMAEELLTLMRTTMLADTAVCEGYSWKPGPVLACPLSAFRGFDDYVPDDATEAWRQLTSGPFATQTFLGDHFFLRQTPRGLLQNIHRSLTRLRPASTR, from the coding sequence ATGACGGAGTGGTTGGCCTTCCACGTCCCCGCACCGGCTTCCTGGGTGCGGCTGTTCTGCCTGCCTCACGCGGGCGGCAGCGCCTCCCTGTTCCGCACCTGGCAGGCGGAGCTGGGACAAGACATCGAGGTGTGCCCGGTGCAGCTCCCCGGCCGGGAGAACCGCCTGCGCGAGCCGCCCCTGCGCGCGCTGCCGGACGTCATCGCGCCCCTGGTGGACGTGCTGGCGAAGCACACGGACAAGCCCTACGCCCTCTTCGGACACAGCATGGGCGCGCTGCTCGCATACGAGCTGACGCGGGCCCTGCGCGAGCGAGGGCTGCCGGCGCCCCTGCACCTCTTCGTCGCCAGCTACCGGGCGCCGCACACGCTCCAGGCCCACACACCGGCCACGGCCACCCATGACATCGACGCGTCAGAGGCCCGGCGCCTGGGCGAATCGCGCGCCGTGTCGGGAGCCATGGCGGAAGAGCTGCTGACGCTCATGCGCACCACCATGCTGGCGGACACTGCCGTGTGCGAGGGCTACTCGTGGAAGCCGGGCCCCGTCCTGGCGTGCCCGCTCTCCGCCTTCCGCGGCTTCGACGACTACGTGCCCGATGACGCGACGGAGGCGTGGCGCCAGCTCACCTCCGGTCCGTTCGCCACCCAGACGTTCCTGGGGGACCACTTCTTCCTGCGACAGACGCCGCGCGGCCTGCTGCAGAACATCCACCGGAGCCTCACCAGGCTGCGGCCCGCCTCGACTCGCTGA
- a CDS encoding glycosyltransferase family 4 protein, translating to MAPPISSPLKALLLAMEYTPNVAGGVGTYVYELARGLARGGCKVTVLAYTPGEPAVLREPNLTVHMMPPSRGSLSQAGKLSLVGGIRVFNDDLIHRGRQLIHEEKPDLIHFHQWHTHRAARALAHEAGVPVLGTSHYISEPAERWWGQTPDPEILEEERSFYDGSTNVISVSDSMSELIRETYGMPASMLHTIHCGMDAGPFLQPSHAPEDYARLRATVATPDDPVVLYTGRLHPMKGISAIFAAAERVLERRPNVRFLLAGGTDSRESTQMVQTLTQRYAHLRHRIKLLGKLPRQQLGLLHRIADLALVPSLYEPFGYTAIEAMASGLPLVATRSGGPSEIVDHEKTGLLVPVLPGAPGGPREVDVESLAAAQLNLLEDRERARRMGLAGQQRVVELFSLPRMVAANLVVYQQLVGGQGREVRS from the coding sequence ATGGCACCTCCTATCTCCTCACCCCTGAAGGCGCTCCTCCTGGCCATGGAGTACACGCCGAACGTGGCGGGCGGTGTGGGCACCTATGTCTACGAGCTGGCCCGCGGGCTGGCGCGCGGCGGGTGCAAGGTCACCGTCCTGGCGTACACGCCCGGCGAGCCCGCCGTACTCCGCGAGCCCAACCTCACCGTGCACATGATGCCGCCCAGCCGCGGCAGCCTCTCCCAGGCGGGAAAGCTCTCCCTGGTGGGCGGCATCCGCGTCTTCAACGACGACCTGATTCACCGAGGCCGCCAACTCATCCACGAGGAGAAGCCAGACCTCATCCACTTCCACCAGTGGCACACCCACCGCGCCGCGCGAGCGCTGGCCCACGAGGCCGGTGTGCCGGTGCTGGGGACCAGCCACTACATCTCCGAGCCCGCCGAGCGATGGTGGGGACAGACGCCCGACCCGGAGATTCTCGAGGAGGAGCGCAGCTTCTACGACGGGTCGACGAACGTCATCTCGGTGAGTGACTCCATGAGCGAACTCATCCGGGAGACCTACGGGATGCCGGCGTCGATGCTGCACACCATCCACTGCGGCATGGACGCGGGCCCCTTCCTCCAGCCCTCGCACGCGCCGGAGGACTACGCCCGGCTGCGCGCCACGGTGGCCACGCCGGATGACCCGGTCGTCCTCTACACGGGCCGGCTCCATCCCATGAAGGGCATCAGCGCCATCTTCGCCGCCGCCGAGCGCGTGCTCGAACGGCGCCCCAACGTGCGCTTCCTCCTGGCCGGTGGCACCGACTCGCGTGAGTCCACGCAGATGGTGCAGACGCTGACCCAGCGCTACGCGCACCTGCGCCACCGCATCAAGCTGCTGGGCAAGCTGCCGCGCCAGCAGCTCGGGCTGCTCCATCGAATCGCGGATCTGGCGCTGGTGCCTTCGCTCTACGAGCCCTTTGGCTACACGGCCATCGAGGCCATGGCATCCGGTCTGCCGCTGGTGGCGACGCGCTCCGGAGGCCCGTCGGAAATCGTCGACCACGAGAAGACGGGCCTGCTCGTCCCCGTGCTCCCCGGCGCACCGGGAGGTCCACGCGAAGTGGACGTCGAGTCGCTCGCCGCCGCGCAGCTCAACCTGCTGGAAGACCGTGAACGGGCGCGGCGCATGGGGCTCGCTGGACAGCAACGTGTGGTGGAGCTGTTCAGCCTGCCGCGCATGGTGGCCGCCAACCTCGTCGTGTACCAGCAGCTCGTTGGCGGACAGGGACGCGAGGTGCGGTCATGA